The DNA sequence ctctctcacacCAGTAATTCCAAGATGAATCCCGGTGGTTACCCAAATCCGACTATTCTCGACGAAATGCCAATGTTCCCCGGTAGCAAGGGCGTAGCCAGCTTATGGGGACatggggcaaatgcccctcctcatccactcatttccTTATATACTTCAACCACACTAAATGCCCATTttcaaatacataaatttttccTGTCCAATAAAATCCTGGCTCTGCCCCTGCTCGGTAGTCCCCCGATGTACCACGTTGTCCAAGACCCTTGGGTTTTAACTCCCTTGgacaaaaaaaagaacttaTTGGTGTTTTGTCACCTTGGTATTCCTTAAGTACAAATTTTTCTCAAATCTTTTCAACAATGTATCCATATAACAGGCCTATCATATGAGAATTAATTCTCTAGTCAAGGAATATCAAGGTGACGATTCTGTTTGGTATGTcacattcaaaaaattttgacaaatgaaaattagAGTGTTTCCATAATCTATATATCTAGTTGGAATTAGagttatatatatttccatttgtcaAAAGTTTATGGGTGTCACATATTGTCACCTAGGTATTCCTTGActatggaattttttttaattatcatgCGCAACCTTAAGCAATAATcgaatcaaataaatttgaaatatgtaccAATCAAAATGCAAGTTCGCGTGTTCAAACCTCAACATATATAAGTAGAGGCCATTCAAATCTCCAACCGTCAATATCTCGTCTCGAAAAATGCCACACTCAGCTACAATATATCAGGAAATTTCCCTCTTTCGCTCTCGGATTCAAAATCGATGGTTAGAATACTCGTATATTTGTTGCACATATGTAGCTCTAGTTCGTCATCCACGTTTGAAATCGGATCATTTTCTCAGGGTTGATGATGTAACAATTCGAGTTCTCGAGtcgattttagtttcaaaaGATGTGCAGTCGTCGATTGATTTCAAATCGGTTTTGAAACGGTTCATGAGAGACGAATCTCTTCTTATCTTCGGTGAAATCGCGGAAGAATCAGTCGAGACTAAGCTTACATGTGCTGAGTTTCTGATTCGTGTTTTTGCTATGATTGGCGACGTCGAGGTAATAGCTCGCTCAAATCACTGTTTCTATTGTTTAATTCTTCCGTTATTGGATCGTGtgtgatgaattaaaatacGTGTAAATTTACACTGGATTGCTTAAACTTGTACactactagtaatatttactCTCTGTTTTCTTATTAACTCCAATTCTCTTCTTAAGGACTGTAGGAGTACCTGGTAATGCTTCTGTAACCGTGAATTTACAGATCGCTGTTAGTGACAAGCTCTATTATTCTTTTACATCCAAGAGACTATTGTGTTTAATTGTCATCTTATAATCATCGTCTTGATTTACCAAAAGTTGTTGTCGATAATGCATTGTTCTGATAAAACGATCCTCACAAATTTACAATCGCAAAAATACCAGTTAGGAGTATTGACCAGTATCATATTCTTCACCTTTGGGATTGAGTGATCGGATATTTGGCAGAGTTGCTTGGCCTTGAGATATGAAGCATTGGTTCTGCGAGACGAGATGACTACTATTCACCCTGAGCTTCAAGTCACTTCTAAAGAATGGCTCACCTTCACTGAGCATTCAGTTGAAAATGGATTCCATTCCATTGCAAATCAGGTAAACTTTGAAATTCTGGTGATGATTGATGTGGACATTCCACTTGTATCATGTTGGTTGTTTTCAGATCTCCAAATATGGATGAAACAAAATGTCAGTCATTCTTGCATTAGAAATTTCTACAACTGACAGTGAACCAGATCCACTATTGAGATAATTGTTCGTATATACAAATGTGCTGGTGTTTTGCAGTTCTgcttaataattatatatgatgAACCCATTTCTATATATCAGTCAGAGACTCTGAAACAAGAGCTGAAGTACTTAACAATTTTATGTTTCTGTGGAGTTGATAACATGACAGATCTTTTAAGCATATAACTGGATATTTGTCTTAAGATTATGTAGTTAATCTGATTTGGTGCCAAGCAACTTCTAACACGAGTATATTAGTTATAATTCGCAACACGGTTACATTTCTGTTCTAATATTGTAATACAGTCTAATCTCTTTATATGTAAGTGATACCAATTAAGTACTCCATTTGATAACGATGTTTACAGTTTGAGGGTAGCTGATTGCATCTTGTTGAATACTTATGTTTTTACAGTGATCCTGTACCCTTTTCTCATGTGATGTTGTATTGATTGTGTGGAACAGCGTTGATATAACCAAGATAAAAGATGATTAACAGAATTTTCATTGTAAATTTCTTATTGAAGGCATGCGAAAAGGCACATATGTCCTCAGGCGCTATTCATCTGGAATCAGATGATCTCTTCCATGATGTGAATGCGATGGAGAAAATCGATAGATTGAAGGATGGTGCTTTGCTAAAGATTTCTTCACAATCTGGTACGCATTTTGGGCACATGGTTCCTGAAAATTTCAAGCTCATTTGTTAGAGATTTGATGCTCAATCTTGGTAAAATTACTAGGGGTAACATGAACTACAATTCAGTTATGCAGACCAGTTATAAGGTCTGATCTTGATGCTAATATCTATGTTAGCCTTAAAGTTGTGCGATAGTATTGTAATATTGCAAGATAGCATGCATTTATCTGTTATGAGAGGTGAAAGCATGGTTCTGGTCAAGAAAGCATTAGAAAGTTAAGAGGcagaaaattggaatttatgtattttggtAGAAACTCTGGCCTGGGATTGAGGGAAATTCATGAATTGTATGATCCATAGTACACCACAGCccttatttatttctttagcAGAATAAGGATACCGAAcatatagaaaatgaaaatcgTGAAATCTTGGAGTTGAGTTCTCATACAGATGGTagattttctaaaaatttggaaaatacATTCTTGAGATTCACATCACTGGAGCTTACCTGAAACATTCAGCTTATTGTTTCAATTTGGATGGGGTGAAACTAGACTGAAATGCACGTTTGCATATAATGTTTCAGATCTTTATACTTTTCTACCTCAATGCAATTTCCTCTGTTCTACCTCAATGCAATTTCCTCTGTAGATTTTGTTGTCTTCTCATCtgtgaaaatattattaacgACTATTTATCTGGTTTAGCTACCTGACTCTATCTTACCTTCTCTGCACGTTGATGTTTGTAACTGAGTAGTCCAGGCACAGGCTAAAGCATACTcaaagtggaaaaaagttaagGAGAGTGCACAACAGTTAACCATCCCTACCGAATCACAAAAAGGAAGTTCTCTGTTTAGAAGTGGGATCAAAATGCATAATTTGCGGAAATTGCATGAATATCAACGTCTTCAAATGAAGGTAAGTTGAACCTTAGGTGGTACCCCTTCAACTACTCAATTTGgttatttatttcttgatttagaGTAAAGGCAACTCACATTATTTCTAACCAAAAATTCCTCCTTTTTTGATCCCAGTGCTTcaactgaaatttaaatgaatcCCTTGCTCTCACCTAAGCTGTCGTTAGTTAGCACTAAGCACCATAGCAACGTGCGATTTAAGTAGTAGTTATCATAGTAAACAGTTTTTGGGATGAAATGTAGAGAATAATGaaaatctttttaaaataCCAGATCATATCACAGCtcatatttaataaatctGGACGGCGTTGATAAGAATCGTCTAGATTCTCTAGGAAAAATTGTTGGTTAAATTAGCTATATTTCAATTGATTACTATCCTACACTTGCAAGCCACTTTCAACTAGTTTGCAGAATAGGCAGGCTGGATATTTTATCCTACAATTTGAAACTAGCACACCAGTCTGTGTCTGTCTGTCTTAATGCACTAACTTcttgttttttctcttttatattctGTTACTTAATGTCACAGGGAATCTGCAATTAATTCCGAGTTAGTGATATGACAATGCAGCTAAGCATTATTGGCTTGTGATGAAATGAAGTCCATTCGGTCACGTGCCTATGTTATCCTGCACAACTAGTTAATTTCCCTTCTTCCACTTGGGATTGTGCCTACGGTAGCATGGAATCAAGAATGATAAGCAAGGTTAGAATCCTATTATCCTTTAGGCACACACCTAACACATGAATTAGatcaaacacaattattttatggttatataaatagaaattttaaaagaacGCATCACAATGGACTCGGATTCAAGACTTTTTGTTTCGAACATTATACACTAGGCCAACACACGCACATGACCAAACATGTTTCCTGCGATTATGAGGGGAGGTGTATGGTGCTTTAGAGATGGATAAAATTGGAGATATAAACACTTCGAATCGGATTCATAGtgcaatatttatataaactaGATTATAATCAACACGAACATCATCATGGATACTTTATCAAATGCAAACATAATAATGTGTCATTACACACAGAAACACAATGTTATATGAAAAGAGAATTATAATATCCTACAAAATCTAGAAAATacctaaatatttaataactaCTAGCTGAACACggtatttttttgttttttgacaCGGTAATACCAGTAATGTGATAATTCTAAATGCTAACTCATGTAACGTTTTGATGATCATCTATATTAAGCCACTGTCATCCCTAGATAGTGTACAGTAATATGAAATTACGAGCCAATAGATTGGTCCTCGAAGCATCTAAAATAACACGTGGCTAGACAAAATCGAGaagaaaaacattttattagaaatgaaatgaaaataggaTTGCACCGTTTGGGGTGGGTTTGAAAATGGAATCTTCCATATCAGAAAGCGCGCATTAAATGGGTGTCGCATCGAAGGTCACCacgttttatttatttggtcCAAGAGGGTGAAGATGTCTGTGTTTTTGACTTAGTTTAATCGAAACGAAACAAAGGAAACACGCTTCCACAcgcattaattaattaaacaaacattACAAGGTTCTCATCCTGTCTCACCACACACCGTCGCGCTTGCTTGAAACTTGAGTTCCTTTTCAAAATGCGCGTTTCAAGAGCTTACTACTGTGTGTGTCTGtgtgaaaatatttcaacaaaACTGGCTTCTACTACTAATTAGTCTAATCTTGACTAGTCTTTGCCCCCCTGATCACCCTCTAATTACTCTAAATTAATCATggattgttttttttcatgaCGATACTTCTCCATCTCATTTTGGAGCTATACTGATTgcattacaaaataattatgtgaGAGCTAAGATGATGTCTATATTCAGTTATCTATCCTGTGGcgtggagtatttttttattttgttaaaatttattgtcTCACATGCTTTAAAAAGTCCTATATgctttcaattttaattgtgttcCTATATAT is a window from the Salvia hispanica cultivar TCC Black 2014 chromosome 1, UniMelb_Shisp_WGS_1.0, whole genome shotgun sequence genome containing:
- the LOC125192467 gene encoding protein DOUBLE-STRAND BREAK FORMATION; its protein translation is MPHSATIYQEISLFRSRIQNRWVDDVTIRVLESILVSKDVQSSIDFKSVLKRFMRDESLLIFGEIAEESVETKLTCAEFLIRVFAMIGDVESCLALRYEALVLRDEMTTIHPELQVTSKEWLTFTEHSVENGFHSIANQACEKAHMSSGAIHLESDDLFHDVNAMEKIDRLKDGALLKISSQSVQAQAKAYSKWKKVKESAQQLTIPTESQKGSSLFRSGIKMHNLRKLHEYQRLQMKGICN